A region from the Gossypium hirsutum isolate 1008001.06 chromosome A08, Gossypium_hirsutum_v2.1, whole genome shotgun sequence genome encodes:
- the LOC107935862 gene encoding GATA transcription factor 4, whose translation MDIYGISTSEQLDVDDLLDLSNDEFFPSASAATSHDQFPPSETPFSDASAASSSSAALTPSFSLDFNHDICLPSDDVAELEWLSQFVEDSFTDFPSYSLPGILNPRNDNSSFSSKARSKRSRAVTTLNGTNWTTTTSGAAGTLTGKTKTKREIQRQASPATVEGMRRCSHCASEKTPQWRTGPLGPKTLCNACGVRYKSGRLVPEYRPAASPTFVLTQHSNSHRKVLELRRQKEEQSTRRQQEQVCRQPHRQQVC comes from the exons ATGGATATCTATGGGATTTCAACTTCGGAACAATTAGATGTTGATGATCTTTTGGATTTGTCCAACGATGAGTTTTTTCCCTCTGCTTCGGCCGCCACCAGCCATGATCAGTTCCCTCCTTCTGAGACCCCTTTCAGCGACGCTTCCGCCGCTTCCTCCTCCTCTGCCGCCCTCACTCCCTCTTTCTCCTTAGACTTTAACCACGATATTTGCCTTCCC AGTGATGACGTGGCTGAGCTGGAGTGGTTGTCGCAGTTCGTTGAAGATTCCTTCACCGACTTCCCCTCATACTCGCTCCCCGGAATCCTTAACCCTAGAAATGATAACTCGTCGTTTTCAAGCAAAGCTCGGAGCAAGCGTTCCAGAGCGGTAACAACATTGAACGGCACAAACTGGACGACGACGACTTCTGGAGCTGCAGGTACCTTAACGGGAAAAACAAAGACGAAAAGGGAAATCCAACGTCAAGCATCCCCGGCGACGGTAGAAGGGATGAGGCGATGCTCACACTGCGCGTCGGAGAAGACCCCACAGTGGCGGACGGGGCCATTAGGACCGAAGACATTGTGCAACGCGTGTGGGGTCCGGTATAAATCGGGTCGGCTAGTGCCCGAATACAGACCCGCAGCGAGTCCGACATTTGTGTTGACTCAACACTCGAACTCCCACCGGAAGGTGTTGGAGCTGCGGCGGCAGAAGGAGGAGCAGTCGACGAGACGGCAGCAAGAGCAAGTGTGTCGTCAGCCGCACCGACAACAGGTGTGCTGA